A window of Rattus norvegicus strain BN/NHsdMcwi chromosome 14, GRCr8, whole genome shotgun sequence contains these coding sequences:
- the Fgfbp1 gene encoding fibroblast growth factor-binding protein 1 precursor translates to MRIHSLILLSFLLLAAQVLSEKVRKTAKNVPDSTTEEDMSPSLGKARNKQRSRTSKSMTHGKFVTKDQATCRWAVTEEELGINLKVQCTRADQEFSCVFAGDPTGCLKYDKDQTYWKQVARTLRKQKNICENSKSVLKTRVCRKKFPESNLKVVNPRKEKAEVSPREHNKVQEAVSMEPNKVKVDITTSPAATVAVKDSECLEDPDVLTQRKTALEFCGESWSSFCTFFLNMLQATSC, encoded by the coding sequence ATGAGAATCCACAGCCTCatcctgctctctttccttctcctggctgctcaggTACTCTCGGAAAAGGTCAGAAAGACAGCCAAGAATGTACCAGACAGCACAACGGAGGAGGATATGTCTCCCTCTTTGGGGAAGGCACGGAATAAGCAGAGGAGCAGGACATCCAAATCTATGACCCATGGCAAGTTTGTCACCAAAGACCAAGCCACATGCAGATGGGCTGTGACTGAGGAGGAGCTGGGCATCAACCTGAAGGTCCAGTGCACACGAGCCGATCAGGAGTTTTCTTGTGTTTTCGCTGGTGATCCAACCGGCTGCCTTAAATACGACAAAGACCAGACCTACTGGAAACAAGTCGCCCGCACACTGCGCAAACAGAAGAATATCTGTGAGAACTCCAAGAGTGTCTTGAAGACCAGAGTGTGCAGAAAGAAATTTCCAGAGTCTAACCTCAAGGTGGTAAACCCCaggaaggagaaagcagaggTCTCCCCAAGGGAGCACAACAAGGTCCAAGAAGCTGTCTCCATGGAGCCAAACAAGGTCAAAGTGGACATCACCACCAGCCCAGCTGCGACCGTGGCTGTCAAAGATTCAGAGTGTCTAGAGGACCCAGATGTCCTCACCCAGAGGAAGACCGCCCTGGAGTTCTGTGGGGAATCTTGGAGCTCCTTCTGCACATTCTTCCTCAACATGTTACAGGCCACATCATGCTAA
- the Fgfbp1 gene encoding fibroblast growth factor-binding protein 1 isoform X2, which produces MSPSLGKARNKQRSRTSKSMTHGKFVTKDQATCRWAVTEEELGINLKVQCTRADQEFSCVFAGDPTGCLKYDKDQTYWKQVARTLRKQKNICENSKSVLKTRVCRKKFPESNLKVVNPRKEKAEVSPREHNKVQEAVSMEPNKVKVDITTSPAATVAVKDSECLEDPDVLTQRKTALEFCGESWSSFCTFFLNMLQATSC; this is translated from the coding sequence ATGTCTCCCTCTTTGGGGAAGGCACGGAATAAGCAGAGGAGCAGGACATCCAAATCTATGACCCATGGCAAGTTTGTCACCAAAGACCAAGCCACATGCAGATGGGCTGTGACTGAGGAGGAGCTGGGCATCAACCTGAAGGTCCAGTGCACACGAGCCGATCAGGAGTTTTCTTGTGTTTTCGCTGGTGATCCAACCGGCTGCCTTAAATACGACAAAGACCAGACCTACTGGAAACAAGTCGCCCGCACACTGCGCAAACAGAAGAATATCTGTGAGAACTCCAAGAGTGTCTTGAAGACCAGAGTGTGCAGAAAGAAATTTCCAGAGTCTAACCTCAAGGTGGTAAACCCCaggaaggagaaagcagaggTCTCCCCAAGGGAGCACAACAAGGTCCAAGAAGCTGTCTCCATGGAGCCAAACAAGGTCAAAGTGGACATCACCACCAGCCCAGCTGCGACCGTGGCTGTCAAAGATTCAGAGTGTCTAGAGGACCCAGATGTCCTCACCCAGAGGAAGACCGCCCTGGAGTTCTGTGGGGAATCTTGGAGCTCCTTCTGCACATTCTTCCTCAACATGTTACAGGCCACATCATGCTAA